aacaTCAAGCTTTCTACAAGGTTTTAACTCTTAAGAccgcatttttttttttgttccaTTAAGAAATCCTACTAACTGAACTTTTTAACCATTTTGTTTCAGCTGCCACAGCAGGAAAATTCATTTGATTGCGGTCTCTTCTTGCTCCATTATGTGGAACTATTTCTTGAGGGTGTTCCTATTAACTTCAGCCCTTTTAAGATAACAGAATCCTCGAACTTTGTAAGCGTTTTCATTTCATGTACCCAGTTTTGTACGTGACCTCTTTCCTTTTTGGTTGATGTTGCATTAATTAGAGATTCCATGTTTATCTTTGTTTTGTCATTAGTAAGACATTACGCCACTTAAAACACCgcaatatttcaaaattgaggtgttttaatttattctaaagTTCTCGACAAGTTAGGAATTCCAGTTACATGTAACAACTATGATTCAGGctttatgatatttttgaCTCTGCAAGTCAAGAACTAGTGATTATTATGTTATAGGCTCTTGTTATTATGTACCTATTTTTGTGCATCTGTAGAGTATTTGGTAATCTGAGATTCTGAGTGGAAAGAGCAATACAATATGTAGTAATTTATCCTTcattaatttaaatgaaaacaCGACCTAACCTGTACTAAAGTAGCATCTTCTCTGGCCTCCAGAAATACTCTTTCTGAAATCGCTTTGAAGTTGAAATTACAAGAAGTTGCAAGAGAAGTCTCCTAGACGGTGCTAATATTGCCTCTTTGCTTTGACTGGGCTGTGCTAATCAACTTAATCTTATTAAGATGTGGAATGGTACTTAAAAGGCCTCATCCTGACCGGGTTGGGAATGGAAGGAATTGTGGCTTTTTGACTTTGATCCAGACACCTctgataaatattcttttatctttgttgttttaaaaatatttgcttACATGGtactatattaaaatgaattgtCTCTTTGTTATATCTGTATTTTGCAATGCTTAATAGTCATCCATGCATACATGAAAAGTAATTAGTGACTTATAGAATATTTTAAACTGTGCGCAGCTTAACAGGAATTGGTTTCCACCCCTAGAGGCTTCTTTGAAAAGGTCACGCATCAAGAAGTTAATTTGTGAAATTCTTGAAGCTCGGTCGCAGAAAGCTCCTCAAGGGGAGTCCAATGCCAAAAATACTTGTTCCCAATTTTTTGATACTGATGAACAAGGAACTGGAAAAGAGTATCTTGAGAAGACATGCAGTTTGGTAAAAATGTATCAAGGTGATTCTTCAAGTCCTAATACTGATCTGCGAATTTCACTTCCATCGGTATATTGTCAGAGAGTGGTGCAGCAACAAATTAAAGAACCAGGACTGCACACCAGGGAGTTGTTCGAGCCAGGAACTAGTGTGAGAGCATCCGGTGATAATTACTTAGAGATGGAAGCATGTCGTCCAGGTTATATGTCGCCAATACAGGTAAGAATACTCTTGTTTTACCATAAGAAACAATTGGGTCActtgtatattttaatttttgagcCTGATGAAATATTCTcatctcattttctttcacttggttgctaattttttttttttttttttccttgaaGTTTTATATTTGGTGCTTCTAGAAAATTTAGTTGAATCTGTAATATTTTGATCCACAGATGTCTATTCAAAgcattaaattttgaaaatttggtTCACCTAATTATGATTTGTCACTGACATAGTGCTCACAATATTCGTGAAATTTGGTTTACCTTGCTCTGGACTTATTTTCTGcatgatggagaaatcatgtgtCATTGCTGGGAGGCACAGGGGTTAAAATGTTTCTCTTCTCACTGAAACTACTTTTGGCAGGGAGGGCAGGGAGAAACCACATGGCCTAGGAAAGCACAATTTTTTCctggttttattttaatattaggtTAGAATAATTGAGATTTTACATTGTTTGACAACAGGAGGTAGAGGAATCTGTTGAACGGATCTCTGATTCATCTTCAGACCCTGAATATCATTGCCAGTACGACACTTCATATTTTCGCAaagattttaaatcttttgaaaCATCCTGGGAACATAATGGTTCACTGATGGAACTTTATGACGCCGACACTGATGATGATTGGAGTTCTGGAATATCTAGCAGTGATTCTCAGAAATCATCAGAAATAGGTGTAGATGAGAATCATCTGCATCAGGAATCTTCAACCCCATTTGAGGACCTTGAAACTTGTGTAGTTGAAGACTCTGAAGAAGCAGATTGGACGCATAAAGGAAATGACTCTACCCCAAATAATGGAGAGTTTGGATCAGTGGATAAAATCGTCAGAAAGCATGATGTGCCCGTGGGCAATGATAATTTGATGTCAGAATCAGATGAACAGGCTGCAAAAAGCCCAAAGTTTATTTCTCCTGAAGGTTGAGCCTGTTGGAACGTTTTTGTAGATATGTAAATAGCAAATATATTTTCCAAAAATACATTTGGTGAAGGCCTTGTAattagggaaagaaaaaagcaacATATAGCTTATTACACTTACAGGTAGGCAGATGGAATATAAGTGTGCAGGGAAAATGGGGATAATACCCTTAAAAGATAGATCGTACGCGAAAGAAGCTGAAGAAAATTCCTTTTGCAAATGGGAAAAAATGTTCTTGACAAGTTTCTTTCTGTTATATCCGagtcaattttcttttcagttcTGATTGATTGTGCTGTAACTTGGggagaaaataaaagcagGAGAAAAATAACCAAAGGCAAATAAAGTGGGATAGTCAGCTTTCCATGTTAGGGAATGGAAGAAAAATGGCGAGGGAAGCATTATTTAAATGCCCATGTCTGttctgaatttatttattttttaagtgaGAGAGTAAATTTCATTTCTAATATCTAgaaatgagaaataaagaatatcaaataattttttgtaatagGTTGCTCTTTTTATTCAATGCAAAAGTTTACTGGTGACGGAAATTTTTCTATCGAAGGATGGAAAAGTTTTCCTCCAAAGGATCAAGTTTTTTCCTATTTATATATGGAAAATTTTTCCTCTAAGATGAAAAGTATCTTTGGAACGAAATCGTTTATCTTTGAAAGGAAACGTTATTTCCTTCTCAATGGGATTGCAAACATTTagatgaaaattatttttcatgcaACAAAGTTGAGGACAGATTTTCCTTGTGGATGGAAAATTTTCTTTCGGAAGGAAAACTTTCTTTGCTATTGGAAATGTTCCTTTATAGAGGGAAAAACTTTCTTTGGGCAGAGTAGTCTTTTTTGGACCAGTGCTGCAAGTGTCGTTTTGCTTGTAAAGAAAAcgtgataaaataaaaagaacaaaaagctATCACATTTTCCCCAAACTCTAGCCAAtcgaagagagagagaagtaGCCATGGGAGATGAGAAGATAAAAGACGAAGCTTTGCAGATAATTGGAATGTTTCAAATGTTACCCAGATTAGTTGTCTTTGATCTCGATTACACCCTCTGGCCTTTCTATTGGTACTTCTTCTCTTTCCTTGGTTCccaattcttttataaaaatctttcTCCATATTATTAATTGTGAATGTAAAGTTTCAGtctttatatattatcaatttgCATCATTTAACAACATATTGGAACTTTCTAATTCCTGGGTgtcctttctttttgttcttacTTTTCTGGGTTTTCTGTACTGGATGCTGTTTATTTGTtcacaaattaaaattgttaattgtAAAGTGAAGTTGAACTTTTTTTTggttgaaatttctttttttggtttgcAACAGTTCCTGGCATggacttatttattttttttgtgttttacTTGTTTGTCAAAACTGATATCAATGCTTTATAGCTTTATGGATGTAATTGCTAAGCCTTGCATCTTGTGACTTTGTTAAGAATTTTCTATTGAACTTGATTTTGTTATCTTATGTAATTTAATGCCTATACGGCTGTAGAGGTCTAATGACAATTTGAATCATGTAATTTCTCAGTGAATGCCGATCTAAACGTGAAATGCCTTCTTTGTATCCTCATGCTAAAGGCATATTATATGCTCTCAAGGATAAGGGAATTGATGTAGCTATTGCTTCTCGATCTCCAACCCCAGATATTGCAAATACATTTCTTGATAAATTGAGCTTGAAATCAATGTTTGTAGCCCAGGTGAGTGAACAACAAACTCTCTCTCTTCccttcatcttctttctttcagtGTTGTGGAAACATGCGAGTTTGTAGATGGCATCACATGAGTACTATgaattatattaatgaatgCTCGTAGATGCATCAGAAAGTAAAGTAACAGACAGCACTGGTAGCAGGGCGGAACCAGAATGCCAAGAATTTGCATAAGAGATTAACCAAAAACTAAAAGTGTAAAAGGAAACTTGCGGGTGCCAAGGCCCCACACCCCCACAACACGCACACACACCACATACAAATGGTGGCTCCACTGCTGACCGGTAGtgatttgatttctttaatCAAAGATCATCTACAATGATAAGCATTCATTTGTTCAAATTGTGTTCAGAATAAGTCAAGGTGATTGGTATTTGAATTCATCAAATCAGGGAATTCTTGAACCTTTCCATACTACTGTCTTGATGTTGACGTATCATTCCTCTTTAGATTGGATCATTCCTGGTAATTTAAGCTTCATTAGGTGGCTGAATTTGCTTTACTGCGATGACAGATTAGGAATTTCCCCTCTATGCGGCTTCCATAGTGACTGGCTCTTATTGTAGTAATTGTAATTTTTCAGGAGATATTTTCCAGTTGGACTCACAAGACTGAGCATTTCCAGAGGATTCATTCAAGGACTGGGGTATCCTTTAACTCGATGCTTTTTTTTGATGATGAAGATAGGAACATCCAATCGGTAAAAATAGGCTTTCGTGCGTCCATTTTGATTGACGTTTCATCTTAGCTTGCTTTTTGCTTGACAAGTGGCATCTCAATTATGAGCCAAACTCTTAAACTGctataattatatgtttattctTGGGTGCCTGTCACTTGTTTTACTGAAATTTCCTCTAATTGGAAAGCAGGTTTCAAAAATGGGAGTAACAAGCATTTTAGTTAGTAATGGGGTTAATCTTGGAGCATTGAGACAGGGCCTTACCAGATTCTCTCAGAATGTCAATACAATTCAGAAGAACAAGCAGAAGTGGCAGAAATTTTCACAAAATTCGAAATCAGCTGAGAAAGAGCAAGACTGAATTTTCAATGGACGGTTAAACCAAGGTTTAGAGGTTTAAGACATTGGAAATTAAACTGGTTGAGGTCTTCTTTTGACcatatatattgaaatttatatgtGCTGATCATATACAGGAAAAAAAGTAGAAGAAAATTGTATTTCAGTGTTTTGTTCTGGTAAATGCTTCCTACTCCTACATTAGTTCAAGAGCATTGAATTGTATACAGGATTTCGCAGCAATTTTCTGATATCACTTTGCTATTATTTGATGCAAACTGTGGTTCTTGCTTTATACCCTGTCCTCTATTCTATTTTACATATAGATTTTCTTGCACTTGGCAACTCTTTAGAGTCTATTTGGTTCTCTATTTGGTTCGGCTGATGAATATGGCTGCTGGTTGAACGCTGGTAACTGATGGTTGATAAATAAACCGTTTGATAAAATGTTATTAGCGGTTGCTGATAGTATGTTAGTTGACCATTAAgagtataatttattgttaaatatattttattctattatattatattcaatgatataaattaataaaaataattaaaaaatattatagtaaatttttttagctcaattatatttattattagaaatatttataaaagttattttaaaagtaaaaagttttagttaaattctactaataaaaatttataacttcaaataccataattataaatattataattatttaactattaagaagaattttaaaataataagtatttattataaaatattaaaatttaattatatgagatcaatttaaaataaattattattaataaattttaataagaattatagtgtttaaataaataaataaaattaaataagttattagTTGATAAGAAAACTCTAAATTCTACACTCAGCATTTGATTAGGACTAAATTAGCTATTAGCTGCtgttttttaagtttttaccGAACGTTTTAATATAGTTGTTTAGTAAGAAACAACTATCTACCGCATCAAATATTTGAACCAAGCACtcctttaatttaatttattgcaATATTTTCACTTAATTTGGTAGCGAATTGGTCACCTTCGTTTATTGGTGTTTGAAGGTGCTAGAACGCTGACgtgaatatttaaatcaattgaGGTTGACACATATAAATTCTTTCTTAGTCACTTAATAATACTAgcttcttttaatatttttttttaaaatttttatgcaCATATTATGCCcgcaaatataaatatttgtgaTACAAATGAGAAAATCTCGATATGATGGACGAGATGTTTCCagtaatatgtaaaaatacaAGTGAGAAAGACCAGACAGTATACCTGGATAATCATTTTAAAGATTAAGTTATTAGGTGAAGGTTTAGATAAGAGTGTTTGAAAGGGTGAAATGATATTACCTTGAGCAAGTGATCTCTATGGGTTTTGTAAAGATGATTGGATAAGAGTGTTTGAAAAGGTGAAATGACATTACCTTGAGCAAGTAACCTTTTTGGATTTTATAATGATGATTGTTGGGAGTTTATTTCCTAGAAAATAGCTAATAGTTGTATATTGGTAGTAGAATAAATGAGTTCCTATACTCAAAGAGGAAGTGGTGAACTTGGGTTGTGACTAAATATGCTGTGCTAGTTTGGTCATGTGGGTGGTTTCCGATTTGTGCTGGGAGATTTGATCGGTATTGTGGTGAACTACAGCTCACCTTGGGATGATATATTTTAGCTGAGTTATATCAAGTTGAATTCGTTATTATTTACATGataaaaattgttaaatttaaaataaatataaatactttcAATGTTACAAATTGATATGAAATAGATCGACCTATATACaatttgaatatgataatactcgttttattttaatttatctaaatatgtatttgatactttaattaaattgatctaatttaaagtaaaaatgaaatagatagttataatatattaaaatgatatttaataCTTTTGCATTATATGTCTATTTGAGGAGATGAATGGTAATTATGAACACATGATCGATTATTTGCTGTGCGAAACGGTATATAAGAAATCTGGGATGAAGGTCCTTAACGAGAAATTTAGAGTTGCTACTTCTGATAGTAACTCTCTAATGATATACGTGGGCATGGAA
The nucleotide sequence above comes from Ricinus communis isolate WT05 ecotype wild-type chromosome 6, ASM1957865v1, whole genome shotgun sequence. Encoded proteins:
- the LOC8266871 gene encoding magnesium-dependent phosphatase 1, whose protein sequence is MGDEKIKDEALQIIGMFQMLPRLVVFDLDYTLWPFYCECRSKREMPSLYPHAKGILYALKDKGIDVAIASRSPTPDIANTFLDKLSLKSMFVAQEIFSSWTHKTEHFQRIHSRTGVSFNSMLFFDDEDRNIQSVSKMGVTSILVSNGVNLGALRQGLTRFSQNVNTIQKNKQKWQKFSQNSKSAEKEQD